A genome region from Crossiella equi includes the following:
- a CDS encoding response regulator transcription factor, whose amino-acid sequence MTFDACGQVIEYNRFRVVVVHRNEIVKKGLEKILAEDRRVLRVWSCESVSSARSVLAKCPDEAVLVLAAHSLAGDGARLRGDGGQSVKVLLLLDDVDAGDRVHAAAWADGFLVESTLTAETLSESLGQVSRGEVPMPPGMARSLLTRVAREHEQSAAQRLLLTQREQQTLRLVVDGLSNKQIARRLGVGVNSVKRHVSNLLAKLNCPNRTKAAAYAIHVGLVAERRESG is encoded by the coding sequence ATGACCTTTGACGCTTGCGGTCAGGTAATCGAATACAATCGCTTCCGCGTTGTCGTCGTGCATCGGAACGAGATCGTCAAAAAGGGGTTGGAGAAGATTCTCGCGGAGGACCGCAGGGTGCTTCGCGTGTGGAGCTGTGAGAGCGTGTCGTCGGCACGGTCTGTGCTTGCCAAGTGCCCTGACGAAGCCGTGTTGGTGCTCGCGGCCCACTCTCTGGCCGGTGACGGTGCGCGGCTGCGAGGTGACGGCGGGCAATCGGTCAAAGTGCTGTTGCTGCTCGACGACGTGGACGCGGGCGACCGTGTGCACGCGGCGGCGTGGGCCGACGGCTTCCTGGTGGAGAGCACCCTGACAGCGGAAACCCTGTCTGAGTCGCTTGGGCAGGTCAGCCGTGGTGAAGTGCCGATGCCGCCGGGCATGGCCAGGTCATTGCTGACCCGGGTGGCCAGGGAGCACGAGCAGAGCGCGGCGCAACGGCTGTTGCTGACCCAGCGGGAGCAGCAGACCCTCCGCCTGGTGGTGGACGGGCTGAGTAACAAGCAGATCGCGCGTCGGCTCGGCGTCGGTGTCAACAGCGTGAAGCGCCACGTCAGCAACCTGCTCGCGAAGCTCAATTGTCCGAATCGGACGAAGGCCGCCGCGTACGCGATTCATGTCGGACTGGTGGCGGAGCGCCGCGAGTCTGGCTGA